One Elusimicrobiota bacterium genomic window, TGCCGCACGATTATCGACGGGCCGGTGGTGGACAAGGTTAGCGACAAAAAGTTTTACGTGTATGTATATATGCGGAAAGAAGACGGGACGGTTGCAAAGAAAGCTGCGGAGTTACCACAAAAAAATATTAACCAGTTCAAACTGGAATTCATCTTCCCTAACCTTTGGGAAAACCATATAAACGACAAAATCCGTATTCTTATCGCTTTTGCTCCGGTCGATGAGAATAATACAATACTCTATATGCGGTTTTACCAAAATATGGTAAAAGGTAAAACGTTGGGCAAACTGTTCTCGTGGCTCGCTATGCCGTTTAACCTCAAAGTAGCGCATCAGGACCGGCACGTAGTACATACGCAAGTACCGAAAGTTACAGCGTTGCAGATGGGGGAAGAACTTTTCCCTGGAGACTTGCCGATTATCCATTACCGTAAACGCCGGGAGGAACTTAAGAAGTTGGTGGAAGGAAGGAAGTAGTGAGTAAAATTAGTTCGGAAAGTATTCTTAATTCAACAATAACATCGTTGTTTACCGATGCGCAAAAGGTTTTGGGGAAGAATCTTCTACTTGCCGGCGCAATGTTTTACTATCTTCGTTGCCAGGAACGGTTTGCGCAACGAAGGAAAAGATATGCAAAAAAACTTGGTATCCCAGTCCCTGCGTTTATGATTTTTAGTGTTACCCCGGAATGCAACCTCAACTGTCCCGGGTGTTACTCAAAACTACAGCACGGACATACGATAGAAGGTACTGGGCTCGCGCGTAAAGTTCTTACTAACGATGAAATTGACAGTATACTTTCCCAAGCGGAAAAACTTGGCATCGGCATAGTTCTTTTGTCCGGTGGGGAACCGTTGATGAACAAACAGCTATTTGATATTACTGAACGTTACCGGCAAACACTTTTCCCGGTATTTACAAACGGGTTGATAATAACCAAAACATTGGCAGGGAAGTTAAAACACATGAATAACGTTGTCCCGATAATCAGTATCGAAGGAGGGGAACGGTTTACCGACGCGCGCCGCGGGGTGGGTACATTCAATCAAATCGTTGAGACGATGATGATGTTGAATAAGAAAAAGGTATTTTTTGGTACATCAATTACGGTGACTAAAGAAAATTATCATGTTGTTACCTCAGAAAATTATGTTAATACATTAGTGGATATTGGGTGTAAAGCTTTTGTTTATGTTGACTATGTCCCTGTTGACGGGAAAAGTGAAACTCTGGTGACAACAATAGAGCAAAAAAGCGGTATAGTAAAGTTTATGGCATTATGCCGGAAACAGTTTCCTGCTTTATTCATATCATTTCCCGGGGATGAAGAAATGTTTGGAGGGTGTATAGCAGCGGGCCGCGGGTTTGTGCATATAAACCCATATGGCGATGTGGAGCCATGCCCGTTCGCGCCGTATTCTGATTCTAACCTGCGCAAGGTGGAGCTTAGTGAAGCGTTACAGTCAAGGTTTCTTAAGATTATCCGTGAGGATGAAGGGAAACTTAAGGAAACATCGACGGGTTGCGCATTGTTCTCCAACCGCGAGACTATTAAGAAAATTATTGGAAGTTTAAGTTGATATCTTTATACAGGATTATGGGTAATGAAACAAAGTAAACAAGTTTTTACGTTAGAACAAGTGATGAAATTGTTAAAGTCTAACGCGCAGCCTGACCAAATCGCTGCGATGGCAAGGTTTGGCCTTACCGGTGAAAACAGGTTGGGGGTTTCAATGCCTAATCTGCGTAAACTCGGGAAAAGTGTTGGTAAAAATCATGGGTTAGCGCTGAAACTTTGGGATACCGGTATACCGGATGCTATGATCCTCGCAGCTTTGATAGAAAATCCAGCGGAAGTTACTGAATCCCAGGCGGATAGGTGGGTTAACTGTTTTGCTGCGTGGGACGTATGTGATCAGGTATGCAGTACTGTGTTTGATAAAGTATCCTTTGCTGAGAAAAAAGTGTATGAATGGTCACGCAGGGAGGAAGAGTTTGTTAAACGCGCAGCGTATTCACTGATCGCATATATTGCGTGCCATGATAAAAAGTCGACGGATGAAAAGTTTATTCAGTACTTCGGTATTATCAAATCGGGTTCTGAGGATAACCGTAACTATGTAAAAAAAGCGGTTAGCTGGGCGTTAAGACAAATCGGGAAACGTAATCTCAGGTTGAATAAGCTGGCTATAGATTGTGCGAAGGAAATACAAAAAACGGAGTGTAAAGGGCCTAGATGGGTAGCATCGGACGTTCTCCGTGAACTTACGAACGAGAAGATATTGGCACGGATGAAGAATAAGTAATAATATAATTCCCGGTTTTTTTGACTTGTTAAAATTGAAGTTTGTAAATACAAAGGAGTTTAAGACGATACGATGTTGAACAAGCAATCTGATACAAAAACAGTTGTAGTAGACGTTTTAGTAGTTGGTGGCGGCCCCGCGGGAATTATTGCTGCAACAGCTGCAGCGTCAGGTAACAGGAAGAATAGCAAGAAACTCACTGTTGCACTGGTTGAAAGCAGGGGTTATCTCGGAGGAAACCTCAATATAGGTATTCCGATATTGGGTTTCCTCAGTGAAAAGCGTGTACCGATAATAAAAGGGTTACCGCAAAAGTTTATTGATCGCCTAAGAAAAGTCAATGCTGCGAGCCAGCACCAACCATGTCCTTTGCATGTAAGTATTACTTTTATTGAACCCGAAACAGTGAGTAATGTAGCATTGAAAATGTTGAAAGATTATGGTGTTAAAACGTACTTACACACAAAGTTCAGCGGGAATGTTGCGAAAAAAAAGGGAATCATTAATAGTATTACTGTAGTACAGAAAAACAAGCGGATAAAGTTTGTCGCACCGGTAGTTATTGACTCTACTGGTAACGGTGATGTCGCGTACTATTCCGGCGTTCCCTGCAAAAAAGGTAGTGACGAAACCGGAGGAATGCAACCTCCGACGTTGATGTTCAAAATGTCGGGCGTAAACACTGACAAACTAAGGTATGCTATTGCAAGAAATAATAAAGTATACTCCACGGACTATATCCCCGCAAGATATTTTGCACAACATAAACGGTTTATAGTCGTAGGGTTACGCAAACAAGTCGTTGACGCACAAAAACACGGTATAAAAATATCAAACGAACGTACTATCATTATTACTGGCCTGCGGAAAGGCGACGTGTGGATAAACATGACCCGC contains:
- a CDS encoding aromatic ring-hydroxylating dioxygenase subunit alpha, which translates into the protein CRTIIDGPVVDKVSDKKFYVYVYMRKEDGTVAKKAAELPQKNINQFKLEFIFPNLWENHINDKIRILIAFAPVDENNTILYMRFYQNMVKGKTLGKLFSWLAMPFNLKVAHQDRHVVHTQVPKVTALQMGEELFPGDLPIIHYRKRREELKKLVEGRK
- a CDS encoding DNA alkylation repair protein, which encodes MKQSKQVFTLEQVMKLLKSNAQPDQIAAMARFGLTGENRLGVSMPNLRKLGKSVGKNHGLALKLWDTGIPDAMILAALIENPAEVTESQADRWVNCFAAWDVCDQVCSTVFDKVSFAEKKVYEWSRREEEFVKRAAYSLIAYIACHDKKSTDEKFIQYFGIIKSGSEDNRNYVKKAVSWALRQIGKRNLRLNKLAIDCAKEIQKTECKGPRWVASDVLRELTNEKILARMKNK
- a CDS encoding FAD-dependent oxidoreductase codes for the protein MLNKQSDTKTVVVDVLVVGGGPAGIIAATAAASGNRKNSKKLTVALVESRGYLGGNLNIGIPILGFLSEKRVPIIKGLPQKFIDRLRKVNAASQHQPCPLHVSITFIEPETVSNVALKMLKDYGVKTYLHTKFSGNVAKKKGIINSITVVQKNKRIKFVAPVVIDSTGNGDVAYYSGVPCKKGSDETGGMQPPTLMFKMSGVNTDKLRYAIARNNKVYSTDYIPARYFAQHKRFIVVGLRKQVVDAQKHGIKISNERTIIITGLRKGDVWINMTRVKGVDGTSARSIENGTKVAQMQIKEIVKYLKGYIPGFENARYVKTAPFLGIRETRRIVGKYVLNRKDLLSCRKFSDAVAVASYPIDIHHPNDNDGTLEWCGDCYDIPYRSLLPRGINNLIVTGRCISTTHEALAAIRVMSTCMATGEAAGRAAAIAVRDGVSPQKIVVQKLRKELMQNGAYLRKK
- a CDS encoding radical SAM protein, translating into MSKISSESILNSTITSLFTDAQKVLGKNLLLAGAMFYYLRCQERFAQRRKRYAKKLGIPVPAFMIFSVTPECNLNCPGCYSKLQHGHTIEGTGLARKVLTNDEIDSILSQAEKLGIGIVLLSGGEPLMNKQLFDITERYRQTLFPVFTNGLIITKTLAGKLKHMNNVVPIISIEGGERFTDARRGVGTFNQIVETMMMLNKKKVFFGTSITVTKENYHVVTSENYVNTLVDIGCKAFVYVDYVPVDGKSETLVTTIEQKSGIVKFMALCRKQFPALFISFPGDEEMFGGCIAAGRGFVHINPYGDVEPCPFAPYSDSNLRKVELSEALQSRFLKIIREDEGKLKETSTGCALFSNRETIKKIIGSLS